In Stigmatella aurantiaca, one DNA window encodes the following:
- the mltG gene encoding endolytic transglycosylase MltG: protein MKKLLIVVLGLAVLGVAAVAGAYLWAERGTKTPKLASGAPEVVFVVKKGTTARALGPELQAQGFIDDPRLWRYHLWRRGGLALKAGRFKLRASMPIVEIANVLESPPLPEDIPFVMIEGWRLRDTDEALTAKGLIKAGEYIAAASRPARFQASFPLPTRTLEGYLYPETYGVVPEGFNVHDFIQRQLNTFGVRFYDVHKTEIEAGKRSLHDIVVMASMLEREEPLPEQRPLVAGILWKRIDKGFPLGVDATSRYELVEWNDRKEFLKKLRDNTDAWNTRTRPGLPPGPIGAPTVDSLLAALRPQASDYWYYLHDAQRKLRPSRNAQEHEQLRAKYNVY, encoded by the coding sequence ATGAAGAAGCTCCTCATCGTGGTTCTTGGGCTCGCCGTCCTGGGGGTTGCCGCCGTCGCGGGTGCGTACCTGTGGGCGGAGCGTGGGACGAAGACGCCGAAGCTCGCCAGCGGCGCGCCCGAGGTCGTCTTTGTGGTGAAGAAAGGGACGACGGCCCGGGCGCTCGGTCCGGAGCTCCAGGCGCAGGGCTTCATCGATGATCCGCGGCTGTGGCGCTACCACCTCTGGCGGCGCGGGGGCCTGGCGCTGAAGGCCGGCCGCTTCAAGCTGCGCGCCTCCATGCCCATCGTGGAGATCGCCAACGTGCTGGAGAGCCCCCCGCTCCCCGAGGACATCCCGTTCGTCATGATCGAAGGGTGGCGGCTGCGGGACACCGACGAGGCGCTCACCGCCAAGGGGCTCATCAAGGCGGGCGAGTACATCGCCGCGGCGAGCCGCCCCGCGCGCTTCCAGGCCTCGTTCCCGCTGCCCACGCGCACCCTGGAGGGCTACCTCTACCCGGAGACCTACGGGGTGGTGCCCGAGGGGTTCAACGTGCACGACTTCATCCAGCGGCAGCTCAACACCTTCGGGGTGCGCTTCTATGACGTGCACAAGACCGAGATCGAAGCGGGCAAGCGCAGCCTGCACGACATCGTCGTGATGGCCTCCATGCTGGAGCGCGAGGAGCCCCTGCCGGAGCAGCGGCCCCTGGTGGCCGGGATTCTCTGGAAGCGCATCGACAAGGGCTTTCCCCTGGGCGTCGATGCCACGAGCCGCTACGAGCTCGTGGAGTGGAATGATCGCAAGGAGTTCCTGAAGAAGCTGCGCGACAACACGGACGCCTGGAACACCCGCACCCGCCCCGGGCTGCCCCCGGGCCCCATTGGCGCGCCCACCGTGGACTCGCTCCTCGCGGCGCTCCGCCCCCAGGCCAGCGACTACTGGTACTACCTGCACGACGCGCAGCGGAAGCTCCGCCCCTCGCGCAACGCCCAGGAGCACGAGCAGCTGCGGGCCAAGTACAACGTCTATTAG
- a CDS encoding heme oxygenase (biliverdin-producing), with amino-acid sequence MSATALLRIPTAFTSGVETPTAPVREAEPPRLPLSKRLEEGTAAPRREAEQTLFMKGLFRGAWGTGVYGQFVRGRHYITYLQCLLEVYEALEEALESQRTHAAVGGFVFPELWRSHAIQEDLTCFLGEDWRDTPRPLHLTTTHVTRIQELVEEAPHLLVAHAYVRYIRDILSGPMLGNMVARAFDLTDGEGIALYQSVGPSSLEIFQRRVSRNMDALNLSDDQMREVVQEARLAFRMEIQLSDALSRGALGMRSPDLGR; translated from the coding sequence ATGTCCGCCACCGCCCTGCTGCGAATCCCTACCGCGTTCACCTCGGGGGTTGAGACTCCCACCGCCCCGGTCCGGGAGGCAGAGCCCCCCCGGCTGCCCTTGTCCAAGCGCCTGGAGGAGGGGACGGCGGCGCCTCGCCGGGAAGCCGAGCAGACGCTGTTCATGAAGGGGCTGTTCCGGGGGGCGTGGGGCACAGGCGTGTACGGCCAGTTCGTCCGCGGCCGCCACTACATCACCTACCTCCAGTGCCTGCTGGAGGTGTACGAGGCGCTGGAAGAGGCGCTGGAGTCTCAGCGCACGCACGCGGCGGTGGGCGGGTTCGTGTTCCCCGAGCTGTGGCGCTCCCACGCCATCCAGGAGGACCTGACGTGCTTCCTGGGTGAGGACTGGCGGGACACGCCGAGGCCGCTGCACCTGACCACTACCCACGTGACGCGCATCCAGGAGCTGGTGGAGGAGGCCCCCCACCTGCTCGTGGCGCATGCCTATGTGCGGTACATCCGCGACATCCTGTCGGGGCCCATGCTGGGCAACATGGTGGCGCGGGCGTTCGATCTCACCGACGGGGAGGGGATTGCCCTGTACCAGTCGGTGGGGCCGAGTTCCTTGGAGATCTTCCAGCGCCGGGTGAGCCGCAACATGGACGCGCTCAACCTCTCCGATGACCAGATGCGCGAGGTGGTCCAGGAAGCGCGGCTCGCCTTCCGGATGGAGATCCAGCTCTCCGACGCGCTGTCGCGGGGGGCCCTCGGCATGAGGAGCCCCGATCTGGGCCGGTAG
- a CDS encoding matrixin family metalloprotease, with product MTKSYMRSWAVPLALLGVVGCAKTEGDEALAITPDDAHVAAWVPGTPVPSHTHAEGTSHALTVDWILEEDSVEELTDHSALVINGRVESTRFDVVRAYAQSKLEGQPTGEASGLYNDLPVTIATVRIGGLARSSQGLKTSSGGTLAQGATVDVIFPGGLLADGCTLAPEDQPLPKVGEQSVLFLTPQGGTQPLAASATAGLYAVTGGPRGRILVEGNLVQGASVPRHASAIEAHVGQPVDALLEQVAARARTVAYVSPESRPVPQLKEEPQGPSAQSWCGIPLFGYKWCRKPANITFTDLTGPNWPVGDSMNAWMYTNVSNSLYLHWRASGTSDVMVYAAAYGYNGWYGYAYNNWSGTCMTKSTIQLNETYRAGAHHTKTVTIHEIGHSLGFNHHRDCNSIMYSQPTACAAAVTSCDAQAASELYPY from the coding sequence ATGACGAAGAGCTACATGCGTTCCTGGGCCGTGCCGTTGGCGCTCTTGGGTGTGGTGGGATGTGCCAAGACCGAAGGCGATGAGGCGCTCGCCATCACCCCGGACGACGCTCACGTGGCGGCGTGGGTCCCTGGGACGCCGGTGCCCTCCCACACGCACGCCGAGGGAACGTCTCACGCGCTGACCGTCGACTGGATTCTCGAAGAGGATTCCGTCGAGGAGCTGACCGACCACTCCGCGCTGGTCATCAACGGCCGGGTGGAGTCCACGCGCTTCGACGTCGTCCGTGCCTATGCGCAGTCCAAGCTGGAGGGACAGCCCACCGGAGAGGCGAGCGGCCTCTATAATGATCTGCCGGTGACCATCGCGACGGTGCGGATTGGCGGCCTGGCGCGCTCCTCGCAGGGGCTCAAGACGAGCTCGGGCGGCACGCTCGCGCAGGGCGCTACCGTGGACGTCATCTTCCCGGGCGGCCTGCTCGCCGACGGCTGCACGCTCGCGCCAGAGGACCAGCCGCTGCCGAAGGTGGGCGAGCAGTCGGTCCTCTTCCTCACGCCGCAAGGCGGCACCCAGCCCCTGGCCGCGAGCGCCACGGCGGGCCTCTACGCCGTGACGGGCGGCCCCCGGGGCCGGATCCTCGTGGAGGGCAACCTTGTCCAGGGCGCGAGCGTGCCGCGGCATGCCTCCGCAATTGAAGCGCACGTGGGACAGCCGGTCGACGCGCTGCTCGAACAGGTCGCGGCCCGAGCGCGGACCGTCGCGTACGTGAGCCCCGAGTCACGCCCGGTGCCCCAGTTGAAGGAAGAGCCCCAGGGGCCGTCCGCCCAGAGCTGGTGCGGGATTCCCCTCTTTGGCTACAAGTGGTGCCGGAAGCCCGCGAACATCACCTTCACGGACCTCACGGGCCCGAACTGGCCCGTCGGCGACTCCATGAACGCGTGGATGTACACGAACGTCTCGAACAGCCTGTACCTCCACTGGCGTGCCAGCGGCACCTCTGACGTCATGGTCTACGCGGCCGCGTATGGCTACAACGGCTGGTACGGGTACGCGTACAACAACTGGTCGGGCACCTGCATGACCAAGAGCACCATCCAGTTGAACGAGACGTACCGCGCGGGCGCGCACCACACGAAGACCGTCACCATCCACGAAATCGGGCACAGCCTCGGCTTCAACCACCACCGGGACTGCAACTCGATCATGTACTCCCAACCCACCGCGTGTGCGGCCGCCGTGACGTCCTGTGACGCGCAGGCGGCCTCGGAGCTCTATCCGTACTGA
- a CDS encoding sigma factor-like helix-turn-helix DNA-binding protein gives MASEQTESFLSRAPRALAPALRAHAGLEEALAGLVREAREAWPQVPMDAEAFLAHVAGRLPSTGEAGEVLASLRAGELFLAFACARGDARALEALDAHVLSQVGTWLPREAPSAVDELRQVLRQRLLVPVDGAPPKLASYSGRGPLGQWVRAVVLRLHIDQQRAAPREQPVGEAPVELAERLSADPELAFIRERHQADFRVAFRAALGRLDARERNLLRLHHVHGLSMDSVGATYQAPRSTVARWIAQARERLLALTREELTARLGLTPDELDSMLRLVSSQLDVSLRQLMTD, from the coding sequence GTGGCGTCCGAGCAAACCGAGTCCTTCCTGTCGCGGGCGCCGCGCGCGCTCGCCCCAGCGCTGCGAGCCCATGCAGGCCTGGAGGAAGCGCTCGCGGGCCTGGTGCGAGAGGCACGCGAGGCGTGGCCCCAGGTGCCCATGGACGCGGAGGCCTTCCTGGCACACGTGGCCGGTCGGCTTCCCTCCACGGGCGAGGCCGGTGAGGTGCTCGCGAGCCTGCGCGCGGGGGAGCTCTTCCTCGCCTTCGCCTGTGCGCGGGGGGATGCGCGGGCGCTTGAGGCACTCGACGCGCATGTGCTGTCGCAGGTGGGGACATGGCTGCCCCGCGAGGCGCCCTCCGCGGTGGACGAGCTGCGTCAGGTGTTGCGCCAGCGGCTGCTCGTTCCGGTGGACGGGGCGCCGCCGAAGCTGGCCTCCTATTCCGGTCGCGGGCCGCTGGGACAGTGGGTGCGGGCGGTGGTGCTGCGGCTCCACATCGATCAGCAGCGCGCCGCACCGCGCGAGCAGCCCGTGGGAGAGGCCCCGGTGGAGTTGGCGGAGCGGCTGAGCGCGGACCCGGAGCTGGCCTTCATCCGCGAGCGGCACCAGGCCGACTTCCGCGTGGCCTTCCGCGCCGCGCTGGGCCGGCTGGATGCCCGGGAGCGCAACCTGCTGCGGTTGCACCACGTGCACGGGCTGTCCATGGACTCGGTGGGCGCCACTTACCAAGCACCCCGCTCCACCGTGGCGCGCTGGATTGCCCAGGCCCGGGAACGGTTGCTGGCGCTCACCCGCGAGGAGCTGACGGCGAGGTTGGGGCTTACCCCCGACGAGTTGGACAGCATGCTGCGCCTCGTGAGCAGCCAGCTCGACGTCAGCCTGCGCCAGCTCATGACGGACTGA
- a CDS encoding serine/threonine-protein kinase has product MPPCPDENELLEWEQGRLSVDAVARLEAHLDRCAACCTVVAGLKAQEPPAEEPPEPPGPGAPPQPGMRVGRYVLLRRVGEGGMGVVFAAYDPNLDREVALKLLKPGVVADAEARGRLVREAQALARLSHPHVVIVHDVGSDGDTVFLAMELVRGRTLRHWLAEAPRPWREVLVRFLQAGQGLAAAHAVGLVHRDFKPDNILLGDDGQVRVTDFGLVRLGPAPPETGDGPTRGDPPKEGGTLSGVRQGTPAYMSPEQWEGQRASAHSDQFSFCVALYEGLFGQRPFAGETPAERIQASREGRVMPPPRGSRVPGAVRDAVLRGLAAQPASRHPSLDALLARLESGPRAHRRRQAAAALALGVVASAAVGFALARGNASRVCTGLEARLEGIWDAARRAQLEQRFRQGSLPTPGDAFASTARALDAYAQALVAQERQSCEDTRVRHSQSEQLMDLRAVCLDGRRQALSVLVELLEAGDREALTRAPEAARQLPSLAACADRDALARVDPLPPSPEAREELAALGRELDGLRVQGAAGLHERALPRLEAVVAALRGLGHRPTLARALLLLGELRGTAGGFVPAREALEEAVRVAEAGHDDETAARAWNRLLYTETEGMGLTKEAERTARMAEAALERLGPEASLEVAAELHRVRSSLSYRQGDYARALTDASQSLSLLEKARGPRDVALADTLIGMGLALNGLGRYAEAEQHHARALALVEAVYGLEHPLRAAHLNNVATALRLQGKVAEAVTRYSEALALGERLLGPEHASTNMIRVNLGDALSRQGQLAEALPHYERALASLRNSGDGGRLRVANVLLSLGNVQTDLGQLVQAEAAYREALAIQEALLGAQHPDVALSRNNLGWVAMDAGRLKEARAHFEAARALWESTLGPRHPKVASALYSLGHVELRLGRVGPALVHLRRSLEVREQALGAEHPRVVQTLGLLGEALVKGGQLHEARAPLERAVALSLRIELAPSDRARSLFALARVLWPSRGERPRALALAREAQQAYARSAPTYASQAREVQAWLSTHGPS; this is encoded by the coding sequence ATGCCCCCGTGCCCTGACGAGAACGAGCTGCTGGAGTGGGAGCAAGGGCGCCTGTCCGTGGACGCCGTGGCGCGGCTGGAGGCCCACCTGGACCGGTGCGCGGCGTGTTGCACGGTGGTGGCGGGCCTCAAGGCCCAGGAGCCTCCAGCCGAGGAGCCCCCGGAGCCGCCCGGGCCGGGTGCACCTCCGCAGCCTGGAATGCGCGTGGGGCGTTATGTGCTGCTGCGCCGCGTGGGCGAAGGGGGCATGGGGGTAGTCTTCGCCGCGTATGACCCGAACCTGGACCGGGAGGTGGCGCTCAAGCTGCTCAAGCCCGGGGTAGTCGCCGATGCGGAGGCACGCGGCCGGCTGGTGCGCGAGGCCCAGGCCCTGGCGCGGCTCTCCCACCCCCATGTCGTCATCGTTCATGACGTGGGTTCGGATGGCGACACCGTCTTCCTTGCCATGGAGCTGGTGCGAGGGCGGACGCTGCGCCACTGGCTGGCAGAGGCGCCTCGGCCATGGCGCGAGGTGCTCGTGCGCTTCCTCCAGGCAGGTCAAGGCCTGGCGGCCGCGCACGCGGTGGGGCTGGTGCACCGCGACTTCAAGCCGGACAACATACTGCTGGGAGACGATGGCCAGGTGCGCGTCACCGACTTTGGCCTCGTGCGCTTGGGCCCCGCTCCGCCGGAGACCGGGGACGGCCCCACCCGGGGTGACCCGCCGAAGGAAGGCGGCACCCTCTCCGGCGTTCGGCAGGGCACCCCCGCGTACATGTCTCCGGAGCAGTGGGAGGGTCAACGCGCGTCCGCGCACAGCGACCAGTTCAGCTTCTGCGTCGCGCTGTACGAGGGCCTCTTCGGCCAGCGGCCTTTCGCCGGGGAGACGCCTGCAGAGCGCATCCAGGCCTCGCGCGAAGGGCGGGTGATGCCGCCGCCCCGAGGTTCGCGCGTGCCCGGTGCCGTGCGTGACGCCGTCCTGCGAGGCCTGGCCGCTCAGCCGGCCTCGCGCCACCCTTCCCTGGACGCGTTGCTGGCCCGGCTCGAGTCGGGCCCCCGCGCGCACCGCAGGCGCCAGGCCGCCGCGGCGCTGGCCCTGGGGGTGGTGGCGAGCGCCGCCGTGGGCTTCGCGCTGGCCCGGGGGAACGCCTCGCGGGTGTGTACCGGTCTGGAGGCCCGGCTGGAGGGCATCTGGGACGCGGCGCGCCGGGCCCAGCTTGAGCAGCGCTTCCGCCAGGGCTCGCTGCCGACGCCCGGGGACGCCTTCGCCTCCACCGCGCGAGCGCTGGACGCCTATGCCCAGGCGCTGGTGGCCCAGGAGCGTCAGTCCTGCGAGGACACACGCGTGCGGCACTCACAGTCCGAACAGTTGATGGATCTGCGCGCCGTGTGCCTGGATGGCCGGCGCCAGGCGCTGAGCGTCCTGGTGGAGTTGCTGGAAGCAGGCGACCGCGAGGCGCTCACCCGGGCACCCGAGGCCGCGCGGCAGCTCCCCTCTCTGGCGGCGTGCGCGGACCGGGACGCCCTTGCCCGCGTGGACCCGTTGCCCCCCTCCCCGGAGGCCCGGGAGGAGCTGGCGGCGCTGGGCCGGGAGCTGGACGGACTGCGCGTGCAGGGCGCGGCGGGGCTCCATGAACGCGCGCTGCCCCGGCTGGAGGCCGTGGTGGCGGCGCTGCGCGGGCTGGGGCACCGGCCCACGCTGGCGCGGGCCCTGCTGCTGCTGGGGGAGCTGAGGGGCACCGCCGGGGGCTTCGTGCCGGCACGCGAGGCGCTGGAGGAGGCCGTGCGCGTCGCGGAGGCTGGGCACGACGACGAGACGGCCGCGCGCGCGTGGAACCGCCTCCTCTATACCGAAACCGAGGGCATGGGCCTGACCAAGGAGGCCGAGCGCACCGCCCGCATGGCGGAGGCGGCCCTGGAGCGGCTCGGGCCCGAGGCCTCCCTGGAGGTGGCCGCGGAGCTGCACCGCGTCCGCAGCAGCCTCAGTTACCGGCAGGGCGACTATGCGCGGGCGCTCACCGACGCCAGCCAGTCCCTCTCCCTGCTGGAGAAGGCACGCGGACCGCGGGATGTGGCGCTCGCCGACACGCTCATCGGCATGGGCCTGGCGCTCAACGGCCTGGGGCGCTACGCCGAGGCGGAGCAGCACCATGCGCGCGCCCTGGCGCTGGTGGAGGCGGTGTATGGCCTCGAGCACCCGCTGCGTGCCGCGCACCTCAACAACGTGGCCACCGCGCTGCGGCTTCAGGGCAAGGTGGCCGAGGCGGTGACACGCTACAGCGAGGCCCTCGCCCTGGGCGAGCGCCTCCTGGGGCCGGAGCACGCCAGCACCAACATGATCCGGGTGAACCTGGGCGACGCGCTCTCGCGGCAGGGCCAGCTCGCAGAAGCCCTGCCCCACTATGAGCGCGCCCTGGCGAGCCTGCGCAACAGTGGAGACGGGGGACGGCTGCGGGTTGCCAACGTGCTGCTGAGCCTGGGCAATGTTCAGACAGACCTGGGACAGCTCGTGCAGGCGGAGGCAGCCTACCGCGAGGCGCTCGCGATCCAGGAGGCGCTGCTCGGTGCCCAGCACCCGGACGTGGCCCTGTCGCGTAACAACCTGGGCTGGGTGGCCATGGACGCGGGCCGCCTGAAGGAGGCGCGTGCCCATTTCGAGGCGGCGCGCGCGCTGTGGGAGTCCACGCTGGGCCCCCGCCACCCGAAGGTGGCCAGCGCGCTGTACAGCCTGGGCCACGTGGAGCTGCGCCTGGGCCGGGTGGGCCCGGCGCTCGTCCACCTGCGGCGTTCGCTGGAGGTGCGCGAGCAGGCGCTCGGGGCGGAGCACCCCCGGGTGGTGCAGACGCTCGGGCTGCTGGGGGAGGCGCTGGTGAAGGGTGGCCAACTGCACGAGGCCCGCGCGCCGTTGGAGCGGGCGGTGGCGCTCTCCTTGCGGATAGAGCTGGCGCCTTCCGATCGGGCCCGGTCACTCTTCGCCCTCGCCCGCGTCCTCTGGCCATCGAGAGGCGAGCGTCCCCGGGCGCTCGCCCTGGCGCGGGAGGCCCAGCAGGCCTATGCCCGTAGTGCGCCCACCTACGCGTCCCAGGCGCGCGAGGTGCAGGCCTGGCTGTCCACGCACGGCCCTTCCTGA
- a CDS encoding molybdopterin-containing oxidoreductase family protein: protein MHATITEDPGATVVRSVCPHNCPDTCSMLTTVKAGRAVEVRGNPDHPTTRGFLCAKVSRYLERTYHAGRVLHPMRRVGAKGEGRFEPISWKEALDEIARRFKEIIAEWGAQAILPYSFSGTLGLLHGSSMDRRFFHKLGASLLDRTICGSAGMAGMAYSLGSSMGMDTECFEGARTILLWGTNTLTSNPHLWPFVTAARKRGARVIAIDPRRTRTAEQCDEHIALLPGTDAALALGMMHVIFRDGLGDEDYMDRYCVGRTELAERAAEYPPERVAAICGIPAASVEALAVEYATCKPAAIRLNFGMQRHAGGGMAVRAISCLPAVTGAWRSASGGVQLWTYETYPVNHAALQRFELIPPGTRTLNMVELGRSLTEVTGPPVKALFVYNSNPASVAPDLERVKAGLRREDLFTVVHEQFHTDTANFADLLLPATTQLEHVDLHIGYGHLYVMWNAAAIAPLGEAVPNTELFRRLAAHMGFSDPCFQDSDESMARQALQSEHPWLAGITLERVQAEGAVRLNVPTPFAPYAQGGFSTPSGKCELFSARMARDGHDPLPAWTPPRESSASSPELFARYPLALISPPGHYFLNSTFSNVLTRFEKGPHLEIHPIDAAARSIISGQRVRIRNDRGAFLADAIVTERARPGVVVAPSLWLSSLTPDGRNVNHTTSQAVTDMGGGATFYDNLVEVEGAG from the coding sequence ATGCACGCCACAATCACCGAAGACCCAGGAGCGACAGTCGTGCGGAGCGTGTGCCCGCACAACTGCCCGGACACCTGTTCCATGCTGACCACGGTCAAGGCTGGCCGAGCTGTCGAGGTACGAGGCAATCCCGACCATCCGACGACTCGGGGCTTCCTCTGCGCGAAGGTCTCCCGGTACCTGGAGCGTACCTATCATGCCGGCCGCGTGCTCCACCCGATGCGCCGCGTGGGCGCGAAAGGGGAGGGGCGCTTCGAGCCGATCTCCTGGAAGGAGGCGCTCGACGAGATCGCGCGCCGGTTCAAGGAGATCATCGCGGAGTGGGGGGCGCAGGCAATCCTGCCGTACTCGTTCAGCGGCACGCTCGGGCTCCTGCACGGCAGTTCGATGGATCGACGGTTCTTCCACAAGCTCGGCGCCTCGCTCCTCGATCGCACGATCTGCGGCTCCGCCGGCATGGCCGGCATGGCCTACAGTCTGGGTAGTTCCATGGGCATGGATACAGAGTGCTTCGAGGGAGCGCGCACGATCCTCCTGTGGGGCACCAACACGCTGACCTCGAACCCCCACCTCTGGCCGTTCGTCACTGCGGCGCGCAAGAGAGGGGCGAGGGTGATAGCGATTGATCCACGGCGGACGCGGACCGCAGAGCAGTGCGATGAGCATATCGCGCTGCTGCCGGGAACTGACGCGGCGCTGGCGCTCGGGATGATGCACGTCATCTTCCGCGACGGCCTAGGCGACGAGGATTATATGGACCGATACTGCGTGGGCCGGACCGAGCTGGCAGAGCGCGCCGCCGAGTACCCGCCTGAGCGTGTGGCGGCCATCTGCGGGATCCCAGCGGCGTCGGTCGAGGCCCTCGCGGTTGAATACGCGACGTGCAAGCCTGCAGCCATCCGCCTGAATTTCGGGATGCAGCGCCACGCCGGCGGAGGGATGGCGGTGCGCGCCATCTCGTGCTTGCCAGCGGTGACCGGCGCATGGCGCTCCGCCTCTGGCGGTGTCCAGCTATGGACCTACGAAACTTACCCGGTCAATCATGCCGCGTTGCAGCGTTTTGAGCTGATCCCGCCCGGTACCCGCACTCTCAACATGGTCGAGCTTGGGCGGAGCCTCACGGAGGTCACCGGCCCACCCGTCAAGGCCCTCTTTGTCTACAATTCGAATCCAGCCAGTGTGGCTCCCGACCTGGAGCGCGTCAAGGCCGGGCTCCGGCGCGAGGATCTCTTCACGGTCGTTCACGAGCAGTTCCACACGGACACGGCCAACTTCGCGGATCTCCTCCTGCCGGCGACCACGCAGCTCGAGCACGTGGATCTGCACATCGGTTACGGTCACTTGTATGTCATGTGGAACGCGGCGGCAATCGCGCCGCTCGGCGAGGCCGTCCCGAATACGGAACTCTTCCGGAGGCTCGCGGCGCACATGGGCTTCAGCGACCCGTGCTTCCAGGACAGTGACGAGTCCATGGCGCGGCAGGCGCTGCAGAGCGAGCACCCATGGCTCGCGGGGATCACCCTCGAGCGCGTTCAAGCCGAGGGAGCGGTGCGCCTGAATGTTCCGACGCCGTTCGCGCCGTACGCCCAAGGAGGCTTCTCGACGCCCTCCGGCAAGTGCGAGCTCTTCTCCGCGAGGATGGCCCGCGACGGCCATGACCCGCTGCCGGCATGGACTCCCCCACGGGAGAGCAGCGCATCGAGCCCTGAGCTCTTTGCACGTTATCCGCTGGCGCTGATCTCACCGCCCGGTCATTACTTCTTGAACAGCACGTTTAGCAATGTGCTGACGCGCTTCGAGAAGGGCCCGCACCTGGAGATCCACCCCATCGACGCGGCGGCGCGCTCGATCATCAGCGGCCAGAGGGTACGTATCCGGAACGATCGCGGCGCGTTCCTGGCCGATGCCATCGTGACGGAGAGGGCTCGACCGGGGGTGGTCGTCGCTCCGTCGCTCTGGTTGAGTTCGCTCACACCTGATGGGCGGAACGTGAACCACACGACCTCTCAGGCGGTGACCGACATGGGCGGCGGGGCGACGTTCTACGATAACCTCGTGGAGGTCGAGGGAGCGGGCTGA
- a CDS encoding DUF6310 domain-containing protein — translation MRSRTCSAPLLLLLLSACATMDPSMGELEDPSPPRPRFANLQRAAQYPWTDDGKCVVREASNEWPILAERCFHALDRDRVRFRDVTKRCAVAYADAAAPAVVALCVFAAPEIIVGTVIVIGAVVVAAAIHEGIDVYQRNASREHAKPKAQTQPAQEPLANRTPKPKGSNTGDIFPSPPETTPRHPSCEPIPVRHAGEDVPHNECADKFPPNRYPGMDVLVGGERFDALQVGVRVLWEIKTHRFDTYSDFIQEREIEKEVAQLIKELAAARACGYDFVVGVSTQAHRLALLARIPTLHVVVTGCTR, via the coding sequence ATGCGTTCGCGAACTTGCAGCGCCCCCCTGCTCCTGCTCCTGCTCTCGGCCTGCGCCACGATGGATCCGAGCATGGGAGAGCTGGAGGACCCGAGCCCCCCGCGTCCGAGATTCGCAAACCTTCAGCGGGCGGCGCAGTACCCGTGGACGGATGATGGGAAATGCGTGGTGCGAGAAGCCTCCAACGAGTGGCCAATCCTTGCGGAGCGGTGCTTTCATGCTCTCGATCGCGACAGGGTCAGGTTCAGGGATGTCACCAAAAGATGCGCTGTTGCCTACGCGGATGCAGCCGCTCCCGCAGTCGTGGCCCTCTGTGTTTTTGCGGCACCCGAAATCATCGTCGGCACAGTGATTGTTATTGGCGCGGTGGTGGTGGCAGCCGCCATCCACGAGGGGATTGATGTTTATCAACGGAACGCATCCCGCGAGCACGCGAAGCCCAAGGCTCAAACGCAGCCCGCTCAGGAACCGTTAGCGAACCGAACGCCAAAGCCAAAGGGGTCGAACACCGGAGACATCTTCCCCTCACCGCCAGAAACCACGCCGCGCCATCCGTCGTGCGAGCCCATCCCGGTACGGCACGCGGGCGAAGATGTCCCGCATAACGAGTGCGCCGATAAGTTTCCGCCCAACCGTTATCCAGGCATGGACGTATTGGTGGGCGGTGAGCGCTTCGATGCGCTGCAAGTCGGCGTACGTGTGCTGTGGGAGATCAAGACCCACCGGTTTGACACCTACTCTGACTTTATCCAAGAGCGGGAGATTGAGAAGGAGGTGGCGCAATTGATCAAGGAACTCGCCGCTGCGCGGGCCTGTGGATACGACTTCGTCGTTGGGGTGAGCACGCAAGCGCACAGACTCGCGCTGCTCGCCCGGATTCCCACCCTCCATGTCGTTGTCACGGGATGCACACGATGA
- a CDS encoding DUF5953 family protein, with the protein MIIPRVLVFIAYAPALVGKDGRALDVIHGMEKALPGLRLAWRISESGRPIALPQRDAWLIERIKDGRIPLLCNGDESYPVTVSGRQSPALLSPGGQPQLDVHAKLPLDEAVISAAAAMLEAMAEGARAFWGHASRYSYGAEVSEQFRRSPHGPERSPRGLPMLNLPENLPAPEIPCFLGWLNYWSAAAAQAIGFPDPARDAELLTRARRTPSGGWVVKLTDAPLDYDNPAHLDALNRAYERFPVIGGRDSPR; encoded by the coding sequence ATGATCATTCCTAGAGTCCTCGTCTTCATCGCCTACGCGCCTGCGCTCGTGGGCAAAGACGGCCGCGCGCTCGATGTCATCCATGGGATGGAAAAGGCCCTTCCCGGTTTGCGCCTAGCGTGGAGGATCTCCGAAAGCGGGCGCCCCATCGCCTTGCCGCAGCGCGACGCGTGGCTCATAGAAAGGATTAAGGACGGGAGAATCCCTCTTCTGTGCAACGGGGACGAGAGTTACCCCGTGACGGTTTCGGGGAGACAGAGTCCAGCACTCCTCAGCCCGGGCGGTCAGCCGCAACTCGACGTTCATGCGAAGTTGCCACTGGACGAGGCTGTTATCTCGGCAGCGGCGGCCATGCTCGAGGCCATGGCGGAGGGGGCGCGCGCGTTCTGGGGGCATGCGTCACGGTATAGTTACGGCGCGGAAGTCTCGGAGCAGTTTCGTCGCTCGCCTCATGGCCCGGAGCGCTCACCCCGAGGACTTCCCATGCTCAATCTTCCAGAAAACCTCCCCGCACCTGAGATTCCCTGTTTCCTCGGGTGGTTGAACTATTGGTCTGCTGCTGCCGCGCAGGCCATCGGGTTCCCGGACCCGGCCCGCGACGCCGAACTGCTCACGCGGGCGCGGCGCACGCCGTCAGGCGGATGGGTTGTGAAGCTCACTGATGCGCCGCTCGATTATGACAACCCCGCCCACCTGGACGCGCTCAATCGGGCCTACGAGCGCTTCCCGGTGATCGGCGGGCGCGACTCTCCACGCTGA